A genomic stretch from Penicillium digitatum chromosome 4, complete sequence includes:
- a CDS encoding Phospholipid-translocating P-type ATPase, putative: MPSSSEYLHPLDHPDAPDAFSDSDDDLDLEELDPSTTSPQQPSESRDYTGRKRSYGPGIALRNLRVGAASRWRRSASGRADLEDDTEALLENGDDQPLRDSHASSRNLEDDDAPLLNRRALTRDFNEEPPKKGSRLRLPVFKTPAFLQATSIRFDSNGNDPEDQPPREVLVGQYQAAKYPANVVSNAKYTPWSFLPRTLYNEFSFFFNIYFLLVALSQVIPVLRIGYMSSYIAPLAFVVSISLGKEALDDIGRRRRDSEANAEEYCTIALGRSNAREVTKKSRDLKVGDVLKVRKNQRLPADVVILKSISNDSGTPRHSLTEEPAHGPSSDLLEPRQRSSEPTTDTTSKNGQIVENSPAGDTFIRTDQLDGETDWKLRLPSMMSQSLPLSDLGRLQITASAPDKRVNEFVGTIKLGPPTRLYDAHVDKSSGPTNNEGTPGPVDNHSAPLTIDNTAWANTVLASNTITYAVIIYTGSQTRASLSTSASRSKIGLLELEINNLTKILCVLTVTLSIILVGLERFQPTNDKKWYVAIMIYLILFSTIIPMSLRVNLDMAKSIYGRFIERDKDIPGTVVRTSTIPEDLGRIEYLLSDKTGTLTQNEMELKKIHVGTVSYANEAMDEVASFIRQAFAFSGNTLITPSTVFGTQAGHATAPRIRREIGSRVRDIILALALCHNVTPTTEEEDGRKVTSYQASSPDEIAIIRYTEEVGLKLAYRDRQNIVLESTDSKQVVVRARILDIFPFTSDSKRMGIIVQFQHDENILESGKDDGEIWFYQKGADTVMTTIVAANDWLDEETNNMAREGLRTLVVGRKRISAQQYQEFSTKHKQASLSFQGRDAGMAKVVSEYLEQNLELSGVTGVEDRLQRDVKSSLELLRNAGVKIWMLTGDKVETARCVAISAKLVSRGQYIHTVTKVTDRSTAQEALDFLRNKTDCCLLIDGESLNLMLGQFRTAFISVAVLLPAVVACRCSPTQKAEIADLIRQCTKKRVCCIGDGGNDVSMIQAADVGIGIVGKEGRQASLAADFSITQFHHITKLLVWHGRNSYKRSAKLAQFIMHRGLIISVCQTMYSIASHFDPKGLFINWLMVGYATVYTNAPVFSLALDRDVDERLANLYPELYKELKTGKSLSYRSFFGWVLISIYQGAVIQGLSQILLDTISGPRLISLSFTALVLNELGMVATSITTWHPVMIFCLIGTLLVYVGSVPFLGDYFDLGYVITLDWLWRVLAVLAVSLVPVWAGKMIKQSWHPPSYRKVRG, encoded by the coding sequence ATGCCTTCCTCGTCCGAATACCTGCACCCCCTAGACCACCCCGATGCGCCAGACGCCTTCTCAGACTCGGACGACGACCTGGATCTAGAAGAGTTAGATCCCAGCACAACATCTCCTCAGCAGCCTAGTGAGTCTCGGGACTATACTGGTCGCAAAAGAAGCTATGGGCCGGGTATCGCGCTGCGCAACCTGCGCGTCGGAGCGGCAAGTCGATGGAGACGCAGCGCGTCTGGACGTGCAGACTTGGAGGATGATACCGAGGCGCTTTTAGAAAATGGAGATGACCAGCCCTTGCGGGACTCACATGCAAGCTCCCGAAACctagaagatgatgatgcaCCTCTTCTTAATCGCAGAGCCTTGACTCGCGATTTCAACGAGGAGCCTCCCAAGAAAGGCAGCCGCTTGCGCCTCCCAGTATTCAAGACTCCAGCATTCCTACAGGCTACATCGATTCGATTTGACTCAAATGGCAATGACCCTGAGGACCAACCTCCCCGTGAAGTACTTGTCGGGCAGTATCAAGCTGCCAAGTACCCGGCCAATGTGGTCTCAAACGCAAAATACACACCCTGGAGTTTCCTACCGAGAACACTCTACAACGAattctccttctttttcaacaTATACTTCCTTTTGGTGGCCTTATCACAGGTCATCCCGGTGCTACGGATTGGTTATATGTCGTCGTACATTGCGCCTTTGGCCTTTGTGGTTTCAATATCATTGGGAAAGGAAGCGCTTGATGATATTGGTCGTCGGCGACGAGATTCCGAAGCCAATGCAGAAGAATACTGCACTATAGCATTAGGAAGATCTAACGCAAGAGAGGTCACAAAAAAGTCGCGGGACTTGAAAGTTGGTGATGTGCTCAAAGTTCGCAAGAACCAACGCCTTCCTGCCGATGTAGTGATTCTGAAGAGCATTTCAAATGATTCCGGTACCCCTCGCCATTCATTAACTGAAGAACCTGCCCATGGGCCATCTTCCGACTTGCTCGAACCACGTCAGAGATCATCCGAACCCACAACCGACACCACGTCAAAGAATGGTCAAATTGTTGAAAATTCACCTGCCGGTGATACTTTCATCCGGACTGATCAACTGGATGGCGAGACTGACTGGAAGCTTCGTCTTCCTTCGATGATGTCTCAATCGCTCCCCCTGAGCGATTTAGGTCGGCTGCAAATCACTGCTAGCGCACCTGACAAGAGAGTCAACGAATTTGTGGGGACTATAAAGCTGGGACCACCCACTAGATTATATGATGCTCATGTCGACAAATCGTCCGGGCCCACAAACAACGAAGGAACGCCTGGGCCTGTGGATAACCATTCAGCTCCCTTGACAATCGACAATACTGCCTGGGCCAACACTGTTCTTGCGTCTAATACCATCACCTACGCCGTCATCATCTATACTGGATCTCAAACCCGGGCTTCGCTTTCAACGTCTGCTTCCCGGTCGAAGATCGGCCTTTTAGAACTCGAGATCAACAACCTTACCAAAATTCTCTGCGTCCTCACAGTTACTCTCTCGATCATCCTTGTCGGCTTGGAAAGATTCCAACCAACCAATGACAAGAAATGGTACGTTGCGATCATGATCTATCTCATTCTCTTCTCCACGATCATTCCCATGAGTCTGCGAGTCAATCTGGACATGGCGAAGTCGATTTACGGACGGTTCATTGAACGAGACAAAGACATTCCAGGAACGGTCGTCCGCACCAGTACAATTCCAGAAGATCTGGGAAGAATCGAATATTTACTTTCAGATAAGACGGGAACGTTGACCCAAAATGAGATGGAGCTCAAAAAAATACACGTTGGCACGGTATCATACGCCAATGAGGCAATGGACGAAGTTGCCTCGTTTATTCGTCAAGCTTTTGCGTTTTCGGGCAATACCCTAATCACCCCTTCAACTGTCTTTGGAACTCAGGCTGGCCATGCCACAGCGCCACGGATAAGAAGAGAGATTGGTTCCCGCGTCCGGGATATCATTTTAGCGCTTGCTCTCTGCCATAACGTCACACCGACTAcggaggaggaagacggcCGGAAGGTGACGAGCTACCAAGCGTCGTCACCTGATGAAATTGCCATTATCCGATATACCGAAGAAGTTGGATTAAAACTAGCATATCGAGACAGACAAAATATTGTCCTGGAATCCACCGACTCCAAGCAGGTTGTGGTTCGAGCTCGAATTCTCGATATCTTCCCATTCACATCCGACTCCAAGCGAATGGGGATTATCGTCCAATTCCAGCACGATGAAAACATACTTGAATCCGGCAAAGATGATGGTGAAATTTGGTTCTATCAGAAGGGTGCAGACACTGTCATGACAACCATTGTTGCAGCGAATGACTGGCTTGACGAGGAGACTAACAACATGGCTCGGGAAGGGTTGCGAACTCTCGTGGTTGGACGCAAACGAATCTCCGCACAGCAATACCAGGAATTCTCTACCAAACACAAACAAGCGTCACTGTCTTTTCAGGGGCGAGATGCAGGGATGGCCAAGGTTGTGAGCGAATACCTCGAACAAAATTTAGAGCTTTCCGGTGTGACCGGTGTGGAAGATCGGCTGCAGCGCGACGTCAAATCCTCTCTCGAGCTGTTACGCAATGCTGGTGTTAAGATCTGGATGCTGACGGGAGACAAAGTGGAGACTGCGCGTTGTGTCGCGATTTCGGCCAAATTAGTCTCCCGGGGCCAATACATTCACACAGTCACCAAAGTCACAGACAGGTCGACTGCCCAAGAAGCTCTTGACTTCTTGCGCAACAAGACTGATTGCTGCCTGCTGATTGATGGCGAGTCCTTGAACCTCATGCTCGGCCAATTCAGAACAGCTTTCATCTCTGTCGCAGTGCTATTACCCGCCGTGGTCGCATGCCGATGCTCCCCCACTCAGAAAGCTGAGATTGCGGACCTGATTCGCCAATGCACAAAGAAACGCGTTTGTTGCATTGGAGATGGCGGCAACGATGTCTCGATGATTCAAGCGGCCGATGTTGGAATTGGTATCGTGGGCAAGGAAGGCCGCCAAGCATCTTTAGCCGCTGATTTCAGTATTACTCAGTTCCACCACATCACCAAGCTTCTAGTCTGGCATGGCCGCAACTCATACAAGCGGTCTGCTAAACTGGCACAGTTCATCATGCACCGTGGGTTGATCATCAGTGTTTGCCAGACTATGTACAGCATCGCCAGCCACTTCGATCCcaagggcttgttcatcAACTGGCTCATGGTCGGCTATGCAACTGTCTACACCAACGCACCGGTCTTCTCTCTTGCCCTTGATCGGGATGTCGACGAGCGTCTCGCCAATCTCTACCCAGAGCTTTACAAAGAGCTCAAGACAGGGAAGAGTCTAAGCTACCGCTCGTTTTTCGGTTGGGTCCTCATTTCTATCTATCAGGGTGCAGTAATCCAGGGTTTGTCTCAGATATTGTTGGATACCATCTCAGGACCGCGCCTCATTAGTCTCTCATTTACCGCCCTCGTCCTCAACGAGCTTGGTATGGTCGCCACTTCAATCACAACCTGGCACCCGGTTATGATCTTCTGTCTGATTGGTACACTGCTTGTATACGTAGGCAGTGTTCCCTTCCTGGGGGATTACTTCGACCTTGGTTACGTGATCACTCTTGACTGGCTGTGGCGAGTTTTGGCTGTACTAGCTGTGTCTCTGGTTCCGGTCTGGGCTGGAAAAATGATCAAACAGTCGTGGCACCCGCCAAGTTACCGAAAGGTCCGTGGATAG
- a CDS encoding Ribosomal large subunit biogenesis protein MAK16, putative, with protein sequence MSDEIVWQVINQQFCSYKLKTTKDQNFCRNEYNVSGLCNRQSCPLANSRYATVRSDPETGVMYLYMKTVERAHMPSKWWERVRLSSNYAKALEQVDERLIYWPKFLTHKCKQRLTRLTQVSIRMKNIAKEDERLGEKVVPKLAPKVRRREETRERKAESAAKVERAIERELIERLRSGAYGDRPLNVEEGIWKKVLRGLERAGDGERDVDMDDGEELEEEEEGVGEVEYVSDLDEEEDLEDMEDWLGVDSADSSDYDDDESDDYDSEDDEEASEDEKKPKPSAKRKHVAPQSKPRKKGPRIEIEYETEGAGKDQIMA encoded by the exons ATGTCCGACGAAATTGTCTGGCAGGTTATCAACCAGCAATTCTGCTCCTACAAACTGAA GACGACCAAAGATCAAAACTTCTGCCGCAATGAATACAACGTCAGCGGTCTGTGCAATCGCCAGTCCTGCCCACTGGCCAACTCGCGATATGCGACGGTGCGAAGCGATCCCGAAACGGGCGTTATGTACCTATACATGAAGACCGTCGAACGAGCCCACATGCCCAGCAAATGGTGGGAGCGAGTGCGCCTATCTTCCAACTATGCCAAGGCTCTTGAACAAGTCGATGAGCGTCTTATCTACTGGCCCAAGTTCTTGACCCACAAGTGCAAGCAGCGTCTTACCCGCCTCACGCAGGTCAGCATCCGCATGAAGAACATTGCTAAGGAGGACGAGCGTCTTGGGGAGAAGGTTGTGCCCAAGCTGGCGCCAAAGGTCCGCCGTCGTGAGGAGACTCGTGAGCGGAAGGCCGAGTCTGCGGCTAAAGTCGAGAGAGCCATTGAGCGTGAGCTTATTGAGCGTCTGCGCAGCGGCGCTTATGGTGATCGGCCACTCAATGTCGAGGAGGGTATCTGGAAGAAGGTCCTCCGTGGACTTGAGCGGGCTGGTGACGGCGAGCGTGATGTGGATATGGATGATGGTGAGGAgcttgaggaggaggaagagggtgTTGGTGAGGTCGAGTACGTCAGCGATCtcgatgaggaggaggacctCGAGGATATGGAAGACTGGCTGGGTGTCGACTCAGCCGACTCCAGCGACTACGATGACGATGAGAGTGATGATTATGACAGcgaggacgatgaggaggctagcgaggatgagaagaagcccAAGCCCAGTGCTAAGAGGAAGCACGTTGCTCCCCAATCGAAGCCTCGCAAGAAGGGACCTCGCATCGAGATCGAATACGAGACCGAGGGTGCTGGCAAGGACCAGATCATGGCATGA
- a CDS encoding MFS sugar transporter translates to MSSYFTSLASSSAISGLGSRLTSLRRAITLGDEGDDPDNEDCSHISNALRAYYIENGRQFPLWLPQDPKGPAPSPSRQIATSQLPSGGYNQGSANSSRSGGLGDLWGDSPSSQGSAPQTASLRRGRGGTAPPLGSANSAPPGALPLSQSHSPAGSGSHSPAGARPLPSQRVGSTQSAQSRPNLDRVGSGGGSAQDRLRARLQGGRSPSPNVDPSARKPIGLSGRR, encoded by the coding sequence ATGAGTTCATATTTCACATCGCTGGCTAGCTCTTCGGCCATCTCTGGCCTGGGCTCGCGGCTCACCAGCCTTCGCCGTGCCATTACCCTAGGCGACGAGGGAGACGACCCCGACAATGAAGATTGCTCCCACATTTCCAACGCCCTTCGCGCCTATTACATCGAAAACGGCCGCCAATTTCCATTATGGCTCCCCCAAGACCCCAAGGGTCCAGCTCCGTCCCCCTCCCGCCAGATTGCGACTTCACAGCTACCCTCCGGCGGCTACAACCAAGGTTCCGCCAACTCCAGCCGGAGCGGCGGTCTAGGTGATCTATGGGGAGATTCGCCCTCATCCCAAGGATCGGCCCCACAGACAGCTAGTCTTCGTCGCGGGCGTGGTGGCACAGCACCACCGCTCGGCTCGGCCAACAGCGCACCTCCGGGTGCCCTCCCACTTTCTCAGTCCCATTCGCCTGCTGGATCGGGCTCCCATAGTCCAGCTGGAGCGCGGCCATTGCCCAGCCAGCGCGTTGGGTCGACTCAGTCTGCCCAGAGTCGTCCTAATCTCGACCGTGTTGGATCGGGTGGTGGCTCAGCTCAGGACCGACTGCGAGCCAGATTACAGGGAGGAAGATCCCCTAGTCCCAATGTTGACCCCAGTGCTCGGAAGCCTATTGGATTGTCTGGAAGACGGTGA
- a CDS encoding Major facilitator superfamily domain, general substrate transporter — MASLKYVEAPTNKHKEDKGAIAFKMDDVVDQKPQDERSEATMDVELQQFGEQLSGLANSRFVMNLFNPIRFTYVLVAFTSMGGVLSGIDQSLINGANLYLPIDPGLSSADNSLVNAGIPLGAIAGALILSPAKDYLGRRMTL, encoded by the coding sequence ATGGCCAGCCTCAAATATGTCGAGGCGCCTACAAACAAGCACAAAGAAGACAAGGGCGCCATCGCCTTCAAGATGGACGACGTGGTGGACCAAAAGCCCCAAGATGAGAGGAGCGAAGCCACCATGGACGTCGAACTGCAGCAGTTTGGAGAGCAGTTGTCCGGTCTGGCAAATTCCCGCTTTGTTATGAATCTGTTCAATCCTATTAGGTTTACCTATGTCCTTGTTGCTTTCACATCCATGGGAGGTGTACTGTCTGGAATTGACCAGTCACTTATCAATGGTGCAAACCTCTACCTCCCTATTGACCCGGGTCTGTCCTCGGCAGACAACAGTCTCGTCAACGCCGGTATACCGCTTGGAGCCATTGCCGGTGCTCTTATTCTTTCTCCAGCAAAGGACTACCTCGGTCGTCGTATGACCTTGTGA